A genomic window from Carassius carassius chromosome 29, fCarCar2.1, whole genome shotgun sequence includes:
- the hopx gene encoding homeodomain-only protein translates to MSASGNAMFEMHLEEDQVKVLEENFTKVSKHPDDTTLMLIAAECGLSEVETAKWFRMRNAQWRKAEGLPAELGSVKD, encoded by the exons ATGAGCGCGAGTGGAAACGCGATGTTCGAGATGCATTTAGAGGAGGATCAGGTTAAAGTTCTGGAGGAGAATTTCACGAAGGTCAGCAAACACCCCGACGATACCACGCTGATGCTGATCGCAGCGGAGTGTGGACTCAGCGAAGTGGAGACAGCG aAATGGTTCAGGATGCGAAACGCTCAGTGGAGGAAAGCAGAGGGTCTCCCTGCTGAACTGGGATCAGTGAAGGACTGA
- the LOC132110188 gene encoding testicular haploid expressed gene protein, giving the protein MKISRPSSHAVQYENLVRLATPKARGRSAQEVNSPHSLLCEYDCPIWHVSPSLRDTVVSPRILQLSIPKTNHPDFTSNRQNVQTFISYAAQTAKMTSRLEQLSLPKLRKNRQFYDPGQPESPIRTVSRGARIATASARIQALSTPKALSNDYIPPREPTWQP; this is encoded by the exons ATGAAGATCTCCCGCCCTTCCTCTCATGCAGTGCAGTACGAGAACCTTGTCCGTCTTGCAACTCCCAAAGCCCGAGGAAGAAGCGCCCAGGAAGTGAA TTCTCCTCACTCATTGTTATGTGAGTATGACTGTCCCATCTGGCATGTGAGTCCTAGTTTAAGGGACACTGTCGTTTCGCCTCGAATCCTCCAGCTGTCCATCCCCAAAACCAACCACCCCGACTTCACCAGCAACAGACAG aatGTGCAGACATTCATCTCATATGCAGCTCAAACAGCCAAGATGACGTCTAGACTGGAGCAGCTCTCACTGCCCAAACTAAGAAAGAACAGACAATTCTATGACCCTGGACAACCAGAGAGTCCTATCCGAACT GTGTCTAGAGGAGCAAGAATCGCCACAGCGAGTGCCCGAATCCAAGCTTTATCCACTCCTAAAGCCCTCTCTAATGATTACATCCCACCCAGAGAACCAACATGGCAGCCCTGA
- the arl9 gene encoding ADP-ribosylation factor-like protein 9, producing MPGAREIGLVGAALALTGGVACAVCYLMSSKTQKPHKTVTEELNEDGSRREHVHEATKTKTALKPPIISEPRTAGTQVLVLGLDGAGKTSLLHCFATGSLEQDVSPTQGFNAISINKEELQIEFLEIGGTEKLRDYWRMYLCKARVLVFVVDSSDLERFPLAKRLLHQLLSADPCLPLVLLANKQDVPGAHGITDLYEALDLGNVGDWHRLSVIGTQVKKGKSEANAGVQDARDLIIEMMSDY from the exons ATGCCCGGTGCGCGCGAGATCGGGTTGGTGGGCGCCGCGCTCGCGCTCACGGGAGGAGTCGCGTGCGCTGTTTGCTATCTGATGAGTAGTAAAACACAAAAACCCCACAAAACAGTCACAGAGGAGCTGAATGAGGACGGGAGCAGGAGAGAGCACGTGCATGAAGCGACCAAGACCAAAACTGCATTAAAACCGCCCATAATATCAGAG CCCAGGACAGCAGGTACTCAGGTGCTGGTTTTGGGGCTGGATGGAGCAGGAAAGACTAGCTTACTGCACTGTTTTGCCACGGGCAGCCTGGAACAAGACGTGTCCCCCACTCAGGGCTTCAACGCCATCTCCATCAACAAGGAAGAGCTTCAGATCGAGTTCTTAGAGA TTGGAGGTACGGAGAAGCTGCGAGATTACTGGCGGATGTATCTGTGTAAAGCGCGTGTGCTGGTGTTCGTGGTGGACTCGTCTGACCTCGAGCGATTCCCTCTGGCTAAACGTCTCCTGCACCAGCTCCTGTCGGCCGACCCCTGCCTGCCTCTAGTGCTGCTCGCCAACAAGCAG gACGTCCCCGGGGCCCATGGGATCACGGATCTTTATGAGGCGCTGGATTTGGGCAATGTTGGCGATTGGCACCGGCTCAGTGTGATTGGTACTCAGGTGAAGAAGGGAAAGTCTGAGGCCAACGCTGGTGTGCAAGACGCTCGTGACCTCATCATAGAGATGATGTCAGATTATTGA
- the srp72 gene encoding signal recognition particle subunit SRP72: protein MVPLIWLKMASGSGPVSALWTEINRCGQNGDFVRALKAVNKILHENKDDVTALRCKIVCLIQNGGFKEALNVMNTHTKSLTSDMIGFEKAYCEYRLNRVDHALKTIQGIPEQTDKIKELYGQVLYRLERYDECLAVYKDMIRNTQDDYEEERKTNLSAVLAAQSTWENTSAEDLGLPESSYELCYNAACCLIGQGQLSQAMQKLQKAEELCRKSLAEDSDVTEEDVEAELAIIHSQMAYVMQLQGRTEDALQLYNQVIKLKPSDVGLLAVTANNIITINKDQNVFDSKKKVKLTSAEGVEHKLAKKQLQAIEINKALLAMYTNQADQCNKMLASLQTQNPGHPRPVLIKVAQLCREKQHNKAIELLQRFSDQHPESASGIKLTMAQLYVTQGHVTKACDILKSIDEMKYKPGMLSALVTMYTHEEDIDSAIDVFTQAIQYYQSEQPGSAIHLSLVREAANYKLKHGRKKEATSDLEQLWKQNTNDVHTLAQLISAYSLVDQDKAKALSKHLPSPDTMSFNVDVDELENSHGATYIRKKAAKVVGESQPKEQGPGDVKKKKKKKKGKLPKNYDPKSTPDPERWLPMRERSYYRGKKKGKKKEQVGRGTQGATSGACAELDASKSASSPPTSPRPGSGTGTATSTALPPRQQKPAAAGATRKKAPQKKKKGGKGGW, encoded by the exons ATGGTTCCGCTCATATGGCTAAAGATGGCGAGCGGATCGGGCCCCGTTTCTGCTCTCTGGACCGAGATTAACCGCTGCGGACAGAACGGCGACTTTGTTAGAGCCCTGAAAGCTGTCaacaaaa TTCTTCATGAAAATAAGGATGATGTGACCGCCCTGCGATGTAAAATTGTCTGTCTGATCCAGAATGGAGGTTTTAAAGAAGCCCTGAATGTCATGAACACTCACACTAAATCCCTGACTAG TGACATGATCGGGTTCGAGAAGGCCTACTGTGAATACCGTCTGAACAGGGTGGACCATGCTTTGAAAACTATCCAGGGGATCCCAGAGCAAACAGACAAAATCAAGGAGCTCTACGGCCAAGTG TTGTACAGACTGGAGCGGTATGACGAGTGTCTGGCCGTTTATAAAGACATGATCAGAAACACTCAGGACGATTATGAAGAGGAGAGGAAGACGAATCTGTCGGCTGTGTTAGCGGCACAGAGCACCTGGGAGAACACGTCTGCG GAGGATCTGGGTTTACCGGAGAGCTCATATGAGCTGTGCTACAATGCTGCCTGCTGCCTGATTGGTCAAGGGCAGCTCAGCCAGGCCATGCAGAAACTGCAGAAGGCTGAAG AGTTGTGCAGGAAGTCTTTGGCTGAGGATTCT GATGTGACGGAGGAGGATGTTGAAGCTGAACTGGCCATCATTCACTCTCAGATGGCTTATGTGATGCAGCTACAGGGCAGAACCGAAGACGCCCTTCAACTCTACAATCAAGTCATTAAACTCAA GCCGTCTGATGTTGGTCTGCTGGCTGTGACTGCCAATAACATCATCACCATTAACAag GACCAAAACGTGTTTGACTCTAAGAAGAAGGTGAAACTGACCAGTGCTGAAGGGGTTGAGCACAAACTGGCCAAAAAACAGCTGCAGGCCATTGAGATCAACAAAGCCCTGTTGGCCATGTACACTAACCAG GCCGATCAGTGCAATAAGATGTTGGCAAGCTTGCAGACCCAGAATCCAGGGCACCCAAGACCGGTTCTGATCAAGGTGGCACAGCTATGCCGAGAAAAACAGCATAACAAAGCCATAGAGCTCTTACAG CGGTTCTCAGATCAACACCCTGAAAGCGCTTCTGGAATCAAACTCACCATGGCACAGCTGTATGTGACGCAAG GTCATGTGACCAAAGCCTGTGACATCCTGAAGTCAATAGACGAGATGAAGTATAAACCAGGAATG CTTTCTGCCCTGGTCACGATGTACACGCATGAAGAGGACATTGACAGTGCGATTGACGTCTTCACTCAAGCGATCCAGTACTATCAGTCAGAGCAG CCGGGGTCTGCGATCCACCTCTCTCTGGTGCGGGAGGCTGCCAACTACAAGCTGAAACACGGCCGTAAGAAAGAGGCCACCAGTGATCTGGAGCAGCTGTGGAAACAAAACACGAATGACGTCCACACTCTGGCCCAGCTCATCTCTGCATACTCACTCGTGGATCAAGACAAGGCCAAAGC TCTGAGTAAGCATCTGCCTTCCCCGGACACCATGTCCTTCAATGTGGACGTTGATGAACTGGAGAACTCGCACGGAGCCACGTATATCAGGAAGAAAGCTGCCAAAGTCGTGGGCGAAAGCCAGCCTAAAGAACAGGG TCCAGGggatgttaaaaagaagaagaaaaagaagaaag GTAAACTGCCCAAGAACTACGACCCCAAATCGACCCCTGACCCAGAGCGCTGGCTGCCGATGCGAGAGCGGTCGTACTACCGTGGCAAGAAGAAGGGCAAGAAGAAGGAGCAGGTCGGCCGCGGCACACAGGGGGCAACATCTGGAGCGTGTGCTGAGCT TGACGCCAGTAAAAGCGCCAGCAGTCCGCCCACCTCCCCTCGTCCCGGCTCAGGAACAGGCACCGCCACGAGCACCGCGCTTCCCCCGCGACAACAGAAACCTGCTGCGGCCGGAGCCACTCGCAAGAAGGCTccgcagaagaagaagaaaggagGGAAGGGAGGATGGTAG